The following nucleotide sequence is from Micromonospora sp. WMMD1120.
TTCACCCGTTCACGTCCATCAGGCAAACTGTCTCTCGTACCCACGCGACTCCTCCAGTCGGGCCGTCGCCCGCTGAGCCCCGGATCCCGCGCCGGCCTCGGCGCGGCCCTTGTTCTGCTCGCGATCGTCTCGGGGGTGGAGGCGGCGGACGGCCGCAAGGCGCACTACATCGCGCTGCTGGCCGCCGCGCCCTTCCTGGCCGCCGCGCTGGCGTCCTGGCCGGTGGTCCTCGGTGTCGGCGTCGTGGCGACGCTGATCGGGGTCGGTTTCGCGCTGGTCGAACCGAAGATGTGGCTTGTCACTTCGGTCAACGTTGTCTCGGTCGCGCTCGCCACCGGTTTGGCGGTGGGGGTGGCCTGGGCCCGGCAGCGGCAGACCGAGCAGATCGTCGAGTTGACCAGGCTCGCCTCGGTGGCCCAGCAGGCGGTGCTGCGTCCGCTCGGGCCCCAGGTCGGCACGCTCTCGGTCGCCGGGCGCTACATCTCGTCGACAGCGACGGCCGAGATCGGCGGTGACCTGTACGAGGCGATCGACACCCCCTACGGCGTACGCATGATCATCGGTGACGTGCGCGGCAAGGGCCTGGACGCGGTCCGGCTGGCCAGCATCGTGCTCGGTTCCTACCGGCACGTCGCGTACGAACGCGCCGACCTGCGGGCCGTCGTCGCCGATCTGGACCGCGCGGTGGCCCGCAATGTCGGCGACGAGGACTTCGTCACCGCGGCGCTGGTCGAGGAGCGTGGTGGCACGCTCACCATCGTCAACTGTGGACATCCGCCGCCGCTGCTGTTGCGCCGGGGTGCGGTGATCGCGCTGGACCCGCCGGCCCCCGCCCCTCCGCTCGGGTTCATGCCGGTGGTCCGTCCCCGGGTCGAACGCCTGGAGCCCGGGGACCGCCTGCTGCTGTTCACCGACGGCCTCGGGGAGGCGCGGCGGGACGGCGAGTTCTTCCCCACCGCCGACCGGGCCTGGCGACTACTCGGCCACGGCACTGTCGCCGACGGCCTGGCGTCGCTGGAGACCGCACTGGTCGAGTGGGTCCACGGCCGGCTCGACGACGACATCGCGCTGGTCCTGATGGAGTACGTCGGTGATCGTCGCGGCGCGGCGGTGGCCGTCCCGAGCTGGGAGGTCGGCACCGCCGAGGGCTGATCGGGACGCCGGTGCCGAAGCTGTGTAATCGCCGTCACTCGGGTGATCCGCTTGTCGCTGCCTACTTGTGAGTAATACAGTCGGGGTTACTGATCGGTAACACCTGTCCGGAAGCGGGGGCCAGCGAGCATGACCCACTACAAGAGCAACCTCCGGGATCTCGAGTTCAACCTTTTCGAGGTCTTCGGCGCGGACCGGGCGTTCGGCCAGGAGCCGTACTCGGAGCTCGACACCGACACCGCCCGCAGCTTCCTCGCCGAGGTCGAGCGGCTGGCCCGCGAAGACCTGGCCGCCAGCTACACGGACAGCGACCGCAACCCGCCGGTCTTCGACCCGGCCACCCACACCGCACCGCTGCCGGAGTCGTTCAAGAAGTCGTACCAGGCGTTCATGGACTCGGAGTTCTGGCGGCTGGACCTACCGCCGGCGCTCGGCGGCACCAACGCCCCACGCGCCCTCTGGTGGGCGCTCGCCGAGCTGGTCCTCGGCGCGAACGCGCCGGTCTGGATGTACGCCTCCGGCCCGTCCTTCGCGCACGTCCTGCACGTCGAGGGCACCGAGCGGCAGAAGAAGTGGGCCAAGCTCTTCATCGACAAGCAGTGGGGCTCCACGATGGTGCTCACCGAGCCGGATGCCGGCTCGGACGTGGGCGCGGGCCGCGCGCGGGCGGTCCCGCAGCCCGACGGCAGCTGGCACATCGAGGGCGTGAAGCGCTTCATCACCTCCGGTGAGCACGACCTGAGCGACAACATCGTGCACTACGTGCTGGCCCGCCCGGTCGGCGTGGAAGGTGTCGGTGGCCCCGGCACCAAGGGCCTGTCCCTCTTCGTGGTGCCGAAGTTCCACTTCGACGAGGCCACCGGCGAGCTGGGCGAGCGCAACGGCGTCTACGCCACCAACGTCGAGCACAAGATGGGCCTGAAGGTCTCCAACACCTGCGAGGTGACCTTCGGCGAGCACGGCGTGCCGGCCAAGGGCTGGCTGCTGGGCGACAGGCACGACGGCATCCGGCAGATGTTCATGATCATCGAGTACGCCCGGATGATGGTCGGCACCAAGGCGATCGCCACCCTCTCCACCGGCTACCTCAACGCCCTGGAGTACGCGAAGAACCGGGTGCAGGGCGCCGACCTGGTCCAGCAGGCGGACAAGACCGCCCCCCGGGTCACCATCACCCACCACCCGGACGTCCGCCGCTCGCTGCTGTTGCAGAAGTCGTACGCCGAGGGCCTGCGGGCCCTGGTCCTCTACACCGCCACCTGGCAGGACAGGGTCGCGCTCGCCGAGGCCGCCGGTGACGAGAAGGCCACCAAGCTGGCCAAGCGGGTCAACGACCTGCTGCTGCCGCTGGTCAAGGGCGTCGGCTCGGAGCGGGCGTACGAGCTGCTCGGACACGAGGCCCTGCAGACCTTCGGCGGCTCCGGCTTCCTCCAGGACTACCCGCTGGAGCAGTACGTCCGGGACGCGAAGATCGACACCCTGTACGAGGGCACCACCGCCATCCAGAGCCTCGACCTGATCTTCCGGAAGATCGTCCGGGACAACGGCAAGGCGCTGCTGGCGGTCTCCGGTGAGATCCAGGAGTTCATCACGTCCGAGGCCGGCAACGGGCAGCTCAAGGAGGAGCGGCAGGCGCTCGGCAGGGCGCTGGGCGAGATCCAGAACATCCTCGGCGTGCTGACCGGCTGGCTGGGTGAGGCGCAGGCCGGCGACGCCCGCGCGCTCTACAAGGTCGGGCTGAGCAGCCGGCGGTTCCTGCTGGCGGTCGGCGACCTGGTGGTCGGCTGGCTGCTCCAGCGGCAGGCCGACGTGGCGCTGAAGGCGCTGGCCGGCGACGTCTCCGCCAGCGACAGGGCGTTCTACACCGGCAAGGTGGCCGCTGCCCGTTTCTTCGCCCGCGAGGTGCTGCCCCGCATCGGCGCCGACCGGCGGATCATCGAGGGCGCCGACCTCGACATCATGGACCTCCCCGAGGACGCCTTCTGACAGTGCCACGGCACGCCTGACGGTTCCGGGTCGCACCACCCGGCACCGACGGCCGGCGGGGCGACTCTGCCCCCGCCGGCCGTCGCCGTCTCCCCGGGTGGGTGGACGGCCGACCGGTGGACGCCGCATTGACCGGGCCCGGCCGGGTATGCCCGGAGCGTCGCGGGTAACCGTCACGTGACCTCGAAAGGGCACGCCCAGAGCCACCGCACGGGGGAGTGCAGCGCACATGGGTGTAGGAAGCGGCATCTTTCTCATCGCGATCGGCGCGATCCTGACCTTCGCGCTGAGAGCCAACGTCTGGTGGATCGACGTACGGGCGGTCGGCTGGGTGTTCATCCTGGCCGGGCTGGCCGTACTGCTGACCACACTCTGGTTCTGGCAGGACCGGCGTAAGCGGGCCCGGACCCTCATCGTGGAGGAGAACCGGCTCTCGCACCCGACGGCGATGATGCCGCCGCCGCCGGACCCACCGCCACCGACCGCGCCACCGTCCTGATTCCGTAGGACCCGGGACGCGTGCCCCTGAGCCACCCGCCGACGATCGGCGGGTGGCTCAGTCGCGTGCGGCGTGCCGGGCCGTCATCGGCGCGCCCGCCCGGGCCACCTCCGTCCAGTTGGACGGGCAGCGGTGCACCGCCAGTTCGGCGGTGCGCAACCCGTCCTCGCCGATGCCGGCCGGATCGAGGAGCGCGGAGAGCAGCGATATGCCCGGGTTGTGGGCGATCAGCAGTGCTGTGCGGGCGTCCGGGTCCACGGTGCGGACCAGCGCCAGCAACTCCTCGGGATGCGCGTCGTACGCCCCCGGCTCGTAACGGACAGCGGGTCGGGGGCCGGTCGGACCGCCCTCCGGCGGCGAGCCGGTCATCCCCATCGCCACCCCGTGCCAGGTCTGTCGGGTGCGTCTGGCGGTCGAGCAGAGCACCACGTCGGGCAGCAGGCCGTGGTGCGCCAGCCAGGCTCCGGCCGCCGCCGCGTCGGCGGTGCCGCGGGCGCTCAGTGGACGCTCGGCGTCGTCGGTCGCGTCGCTGCCCTGCTCGGCCTTCGCGTGCCGCAGCAGGATCAGTGTGCGTGTTTCGGGGTCCGCGTCCGTCATGCCCTCAGCTTGCCCGATTGGCGATCTCCGTGCCGGGGTAAGTCGATGGATGCCGCACCCCCACCGACGGCCGCGGCGCGAGGTACGCCAGGTGAGAGCCGAGGAGCGAGACATGGGCATTGGTGGCAGCATCTTCCTGATCGCGCTGGGCGCGATCTTCGCGTTCGCAGTGGAGGCCGATCTGGGCTGGTTGGACCTGGCCGTGGTCGGCTGGGTGCTGATGCTGGCCGGCGTCGCCGGTCTGCTCGGCACCCTCTACTTCTGGAGCAGCCGCCGCCGTGCGGTGGTCGCCGCTCCGGTCCGCGAGGAGCGCGTGGTGGCCGACCGGGTCGTGCCCGTCCAGGACGACCAGGTCATGCGGGAGTACCGCGAGGTGCGTCGGCCGGGGCGCCCGGTCTGATACCCACTCACACACT
It contains:
- a CDS encoding PP2C family protein-serine/threonine phosphatase, encoding MSLVPTRLLQSGRRPLSPGSRAGLGAALVLLAIVSGVEAADGRKAHYIALLAAAPFLAAALASWPVVLGVGVVATLIGVGFALVEPKMWLVTSVNVVSVALATGLAVGVAWARQRQTEQIVELTRLASVAQQAVLRPLGPQVGTLSVAGRYISSTATAEIGGDLYEAIDTPYGVRMIIGDVRGKGLDAVRLASIVLGSYRHVAYERADLRAVVADLDRAVARNVGDEDFVTAALVEERGGTLTIVNCGHPPPLLLRRGAVIALDPPAPAPPLGFMPVVRPRVERLEPGDRLLLFTDGLGEARRDGEFFPTADRAWRLLGHGTVADGLASLETALVEWVHGRLDDDIALVLMEYVGDRRGAAVAVPSWEVGTAEG
- a CDS encoding histidine phosphatase family protein; this encodes MTDADPETRTLILLRHAKAEQGSDATDDAERPLSARGTADAAAAGAWLAHHGLLPDVVLCSTARRTRQTWHGVAMGMTGSPPEGGPTGPRPAVRYEPGAYDAHPEELLALVRTVDPDARTALLIAHNPGISLLSALLDPAGIGEDGLRTAELAVHRCPSNWTEVARAGAPMTARHAARD
- a CDS encoding DUF6458 family protein, translated to MGVGSGIFLIAIGAILTFALRANVWWIDVRAVGWVFILAGLAVLLTTLWFWQDRRKRARTLIVEENRLSHPTAMMPPPPDPPPPTAPPS
- a CDS encoding DUF6458 family protein: MGIGGSIFLIALGAIFAFAVEADLGWLDLAVVGWVLMLAGVAGLLGTLYFWSSRRRAVVAAPVREERVVADRVVPVQDDQVMREYREVRRPGRPV
- a CDS encoding acyl-CoA dehydrogenase: MTHYKSNLRDLEFNLFEVFGADRAFGQEPYSELDTDTARSFLAEVERLAREDLAASYTDSDRNPPVFDPATHTAPLPESFKKSYQAFMDSEFWRLDLPPALGGTNAPRALWWALAELVLGANAPVWMYASGPSFAHVLHVEGTERQKKWAKLFIDKQWGSTMVLTEPDAGSDVGAGRARAVPQPDGSWHIEGVKRFITSGEHDLSDNIVHYVLARPVGVEGVGGPGTKGLSLFVVPKFHFDEATGELGERNGVYATNVEHKMGLKVSNTCEVTFGEHGVPAKGWLLGDRHDGIRQMFMIIEYARMMVGTKAIATLSTGYLNALEYAKNRVQGADLVQQADKTAPRVTITHHPDVRRSLLLQKSYAEGLRALVLYTATWQDRVALAEAAGDEKATKLAKRVNDLLLPLVKGVGSERAYELLGHEALQTFGGSGFLQDYPLEQYVRDAKIDTLYEGTTAIQSLDLIFRKIVRDNGKALLAVSGEIQEFITSEAGNGQLKEERQALGRALGEIQNILGVLTGWLGEAQAGDARALYKVGLSSRRFLLAVGDLVVGWLLQRQADVALKALAGDVSASDRAFYTGKVAAARFFAREVLPRIGADRRIIEGADLDIMDLPEDAF